A genomic segment from Malaclemys terrapin pileata isolate rMalTer1 chromosome 1, rMalTer1.hap1, whole genome shotgun sequence encodes:
- the LOC128833423 gene encoding olfactory receptor 52R1-like: MQEKPFCFSIGHLLPYSMSDSNTTNPSTFILLGIPGLEMAHVWISIPFCTMYAIAILGNFTILFIVKREPSLHGPMYYFLCMLAITDLVLCTSIMPKTLSIFWFSYREIKFSACLTQMYFLHCFSVMESGIFVAMALDRYVAICDPLRHSTTLTNPVVAKIGLAVMLRGGIFVLPYLLLARQWPYCSNKIIPHTHCEHMAVVKLACADTRLSNYYGLFVLFSVIGLDVFFITVSYTQILRAIFSLPTKDARLKTLGTCSSHLCAILAFYISALFSSLTYRFGHNVDQHFHVLIANVYLLVPPMLNPIIYGVRTKQIWDRLLQLFTHKGT; encoded by the coding sequence ATGCAGGAGAAACCGTTCTGCTTCAGtattggtcaccttctcccctactccatgtcagattccaacacaaccAACCCCTctaccttcatcctgctgggcattcctggcctggagatggcccatgtctggatctcaatccccttctgcaccatgtatgccatagccatcttggggaacttcactATCCTGTTCATCGTGAAGAGGGAGCCGAGTCTCCatgggcccatgtactatttcctctgcatgctggccatcaCTGACCTGGTCCTGTGCACATCCATTATGCCCAAGActctgagcatcttctggttcagtTACAGGGAAATCAaattcagtgcctgcctcacacAGATGTACTTCCTTCACTGCTTCTCAGTGATGGAGTCTGGGATCTTTGTGGCCATGGCTTTGgatcgctacgtggccatctgtgatcccctgagacattccaccaccCTGACAAACCCTGTTGTAGCCAAGATCGGCCTGGCCGTAATGCTGCGTGGTGGCATCTTTGTACTGCCTTATCTTCTCCTGGCGAGGCAGTGGCCATATTGCAGTAACAAAATCATCCCCCACACGCACTGTGAGCACATGGccgtggtgaagctggcctgtgcAGACACCCGCCTCAGTAATTACTATGGCCTCTTTGTGCTATTCTCTGTGATTGGTCTGGATGTGTTTTTTATCACCGTGTCCTATACCCAGATCCTCAGAGCAatcttcagcctccccacaaaggacgCCCGGCTGAAGACTTTggggacctgcagctcccacctctgtgccatcTTAGCCTTTTACATCTcagctctcttctcctccctcacaTACCGATTTGGGCATAATGTGGACCAGCATTTCCATGTTCTTATTGCCAACGTGTACCTCTTAGTGccccccatgctaaaccccatcatctatggggtgaggaccaaacagatctgggacaggctgctccagctctttactcataaagggacctaa